A stretch of Aythya fuligula isolate bAytFul2 chromosome 1, bAytFul2.pri, whole genome shotgun sequence DNA encodes these proteins:
- the LOC116501767 gene encoding carboxypeptidase A2-like isoform X2 — translation MQLAIELLFISNMKLILIFSALVGAALCLETFVGHQVLRIKIKNEEQVRTLQFLETLEHLKLDFWINPSTFSRPVDVRVPANSLQAVKVFLESHRIEYSILIKDLQAVLDREKQEMVASQQMERSSNTFNYGIYHSLSSIYEELDNLASEYSNVVSKLQIGQSYEKRPLYVLKFSTGGSNRPAIWIDAGIHSREWVTQASAMWIAKKLASDYGNDPSITSLLDKMDVFLLPVTNPDGYEFTHTTNRMWRKTRSKHAGSLCIGVDPNRNWDAGFGGPGASSNPCSDSYRGPSANSEVEVKSVVDFIKNHGNIVAFLTLHSYSQLLMYPYGYKCTQPADYAELDALGKAAANAIQSLHGTTFTVGSICTTIYQASGGSIDWSYDYGIKYSFAFELRDTGRYGFLLPASQIIPTAEETWLGLKTIIEHVRDNAH, via the exons ATTGAGTTGCTCTTCATATCAAACATGAAGCTGATTTTGATCTTCAGTGCCCTCGTTGGGGCTGCCTTATGCCTGGAAACTTTTGTTGG GCACCAGGTGCTCCGAATCAAGATCAAAAATGAGGAACAAGTCAGGACGTTACAGTTTTTGGAAACGCTGGAACACCTGAAG cttgaTTTCTGGATAAATCCCTCCACCTTCTCTCGCCCTGTGGATGTGCGAGTCCCCGCTAACAGCCTCCAAGCAGTCAAAGTCTTCCTGGAGTCCCACAGGATTGAGTACTCAATCCTGATCAAAGACCTGCAG gCCGTTCTcgacagagaaaagcaagaaatggTCGCCAGTCAACAGATGGAGCGCAGCAGCAACACTTTCAACTATGGAATTTACCATTCTTTAAGCTCT ATTTATGAGGAACTGGATAATCTCGCATCTGAGTACAGCAACGTCGTCAGTAAGCTCCAGATTGGGCAATCCTATGAAAAGCGGCCTCTGTATGTGCTCAAG ttcagcACTGGAGGAAGCAACCGTCCTGCAATCTGGATCGATGCTGGCATCCATTCCCGAGAGTGGGTTACCCAAGCGAGCGCGATGTGGATTGCTAAAAAG CTTGCTTCTGACTACGGGAACGATCCATCCATCACCTCTCTGCTGGACAAAATGGACGTTTTCCTGCTGCCAGTTACAAACCCTGATGGCTACGAGTTCACTCACACCACA aatcgCATGTGGCGGAAGACCCGCTCCAAGCATGCAGGCAGTCTGTGTATCGGAGTTGATCCAAACAGGAACTGGGATGCGGGTTTTGGAG GTCCTGGAGCCAGCAGCAATCCCTGTTCCGACTCTTACCGTGGGCCCAGTGCCAACTCAGAGGTGGAAGTTAAATCTGTTGTAGATTTTATTAAGAACCATGGAAACATCGTGGCCTTCCTCACCCTGCACAGTTACTCGCAGCTCCTGATGTACCCCTATGGTTATAAATGCACGCAGCCAGCAGACTACGCTGAGCTG GATGCCCTGGGGAAAGCTGCTGCCAATGCCATCCAGTCCCTCCATGGCACCACATTTACAGTGGGGAGCATTTGCACTACTATCT accaAGCCAGTGGAGGCAGCATAGACTGGAGCTACGATTATGGCATTAAATACTCCTTCGCTTTTGAGCTGCGAGACACCGGGCGCTACGGCTTCCTCCTGCCGGCCAGCCAAATTATCCCCACGGCGGAGGAGACGTGGCTGGGCCTGAAAACGATCATCGAGCACGTGCGAGACAACGCACACTAA
- the LOC116501767 gene encoding carboxypeptidase A2-like isoform X1, with translation MKLILIFSALVGAALCLETFVGHQVLRIKIKNEEQVRTLQFLETLEHLKLDFWINPSTFSRPVDVRVPANSLQAVKVFLESHRIEYSILIKDLQIYEELDNLASEYSNVVSKLQIGQSYEKRPLYVLKFSTGGSNRPAIWIDAGIHSREWVTQASAMWIAKKLASDYGNDPSITSLLDKMDVFLLPVTNPDGYEFTHTTNRMWRKTRSKHAGSLCIGVDPNRNWDAGFGGPGASSNPCSDSYRGPSANSEVEVKSVVDFIKNHGNIVAFLTLHSYSQLLMYPYGYKCTQPADYAELDALGKAAANAIQSLHGTTFTVGSICTTIYQASGGSIDWSYDYGIKYSFAFELRDTGRYGFLLPASQIIPTAEETWLGLKTIIEHVRDNAH, from the exons ATGAAGCTGATTTTGATCTTCAGTGCCCTCGTTGGGGCTGCCTTATGCCTGGAAACTTTTGTTGG GCACCAGGTGCTCCGAATCAAGATCAAAAATGAGGAACAAGTCAGGACGTTACAGTTTTTGGAAACGCTGGAACACCTGAAG cttgaTTTCTGGATAAATCCCTCCACCTTCTCTCGCCCTGTGGATGTGCGAGTCCCCGCTAACAGCCTCCAAGCAGTCAAAGTCTTCCTGGAGTCCCACAGGATTGAGTACTCAATCCTGATCAAAGACCTGCAG ATTTATGAGGAACTGGATAATCTCGCATCTGAGTACAGCAACGTCGTCAGTAAGCTCCAGATTGGGCAATCCTATGAAAAGCGGCCTCTGTATGTGCTCAAG ttcagcACTGGAGGAAGCAACCGTCCTGCAATCTGGATCGATGCTGGCATCCATTCCCGAGAGTGGGTTACCCAAGCGAGCGCGATGTGGATTGCTAAAAAG CTTGCTTCTGACTACGGGAACGATCCATCCATCACCTCTCTGCTGGACAAAATGGACGTTTTCCTGCTGCCAGTTACAAACCCTGATGGCTACGAGTTCACTCACACCACA aatcgCATGTGGCGGAAGACCCGCTCCAAGCATGCAGGCAGTCTGTGTATCGGAGTTGATCCAAACAGGAACTGGGATGCGGGTTTTGGAG GTCCTGGAGCCAGCAGCAATCCCTGTTCCGACTCTTACCGTGGGCCCAGTGCCAACTCAGAGGTGGAAGTTAAATCTGTTGTAGATTTTATTAAGAACCATGGAAACATCGTGGCCTTCCTCACCCTGCACAGTTACTCGCAGCTCCTGATGTACCCCTATGGTTATAAATGCACGCAGCCAGCAGACTACGCTGAGCTG GATGCCCTGGGGAAAGCTGCTGCCAATGCCATCCAGTCCCTCCATGGCACCACATTTACAGTGGGGAGCATTTGCACTACTATCT accaAGCCAGTGGAGGCAGCATAGACTGGAGCTACGATTATGGCATTAAATACTCCTTCGCTTTTGAGCTGCGAGACACCGGGCGCTACGGCTTCCTCCTGCCGGCCAGCCAAATTATCCCCACGGCGGAGGAGACGTGGCTGGGCCTGAAAACGATCATCGAGCACGTGCGAGACAACGCACACTAA